The following proteins come from a genomic window of Sulfurovum xiamenensis:
- a CDS encoding CorA family divalent cation transporter, with the protein MTQVEHLVDTLHLEDLDNPLHPSIFDDNDEYDMLIIRLPIITEKLEAISLGFIITKDASYLFNAEKSRLEELGNRFEGPHQKIDTLLDHLLKSFHSYQDQISDMEETLYEDTVKSNFMTQWLTLKRDILRVERIMHRTSAVMQDMIQYYETDGSFPLNHYIDIHEHCERILRSATLQLSKLDYLYNFYNTRTNEKMNRLIFLLTIISAVFLPLNLIVGFFGMNTSGLPFTEGSNGTFSVVVGLVFLVVITSLGVLVWRRKIEYSE; encoded by the coding sequence ATGACACAGGTAGAACATTTGGTCGATACACTACATCTAGAAGATTTAGACAATCCTCTACACCCCTCTATTTTTGATGACAATGATGAATATGATATGCTTATCATACGTCTTCCTATCATTACTGAGAAGCTTGAAGCGATCTCCTTAGGGTTTATCATTACAAAAGATGCCAGTTATCTGTTCAATGCTGAAAAGAGTAGACTAGAGGAGCTAGGGAATCGATTTGAAGGGCCGCATCAAAAGATAGATACACTTTTGGACCATCTCCTTAAATCCTTTCACTCCTATCAGGATCAGATCTCCGACATGGAAGAGACACTGTATGAAGATACAGTAAAATCGAACTTTATGACACAGTGGCTTACGTTAAAAAGAGATATTTTACGGGTAGAACGCATCATGCACCGTACTTCAGCTGTCATGCAGGATATGATCCAGTATTATGAGACGGATGGGAGTTTTCCTTTGAACCATTATATAGATATTCATGAGCATTGCGAACGTATTTTACGTTCTGCAACACTGCAGCTTTCAAAACTCGATTATCTCTATAATTTTTATAATACGCGTACCAATGAAAAAATGAATCGTCTTATTTTTCTTCTTACGATTATTTCAGCGGTTTTTCTTCCGCTTAATCTCATCGTTGGTTTTTTTGGTATGAATACAAGCGGTCTGCCATTTACAGAGGGATCGAATGGTACTTTCAGTGTGGTCGTGGGGTTGGTTTTC
- the ppk2 gene encoding polyphosphate kinase 2, whose product MHEEIIEKLRKENELLRQTHTEADLYYAKMKELEIYQAQLVKLLTEIEEKSQKVIVLFEGRDAAGKGSLIGSISQYLNPKHCRSVALGKPTDEERSQWYFQKYIKHFPRGGELVLFDRSWYNRAMVEPVFGFCTQNEYELFLDTVTNFEDSFTKHGTRLIKIYLSVSKEIQNERFEKRRTDPLRQWKLSEIDMQAQAMWNEFTQKKRIMLERTHTPESPWHIIRSNDKHKARIEAMKLILRELDFQVEDSTVDLKADENILVSVEAEILG is encoded by the coding sequence ATGCATGAAGAGATCATAGAAAAACTGCGTAAAGAGAATGAGCTCTTACGGCAAACTCATACGGAAGCTGATCTCTATTATGCCAAGATGAAAGAGTTGGAAATATATCAGGCCCAGTTGGTGAAACTCTTGACTGAAATAGAGGAAAAATCCCAAAAAGTGATCGTACTCTTTGAGGGAAGAGATGCGGCAGGAAAAGGAAGTCTTATCGGGAGCATATCCCAATATCTGAACCCTAAGCACTGTCGTTCTGTTGCGCTTGGTAAACCTACGGATGAAGAGAGATCACAATGGTATTTTCAAAAATATATCAAGCATTTCCCACGCGGGGGAGAATTGGTACTTTTTGATCGAAGTTGGTATAACCGTGCCATGGTTGAGCCGGTATTTGGATTTTGTACCCAGAATGAGTATGAACTTTTTTTAGACACGGTGACCAACTTTGAAGATTCCTTCACGAAGCATGGTACACGTCTGATAAAGATCTATCTGAGCGTTTCCAAAGAGATACAAAATGAACGTTTTGAAAAACGTCGTACCGATCCTTTGAGACAGTGGAAGCTCAGTGAAATAGATATGCAGGCCCAGGCAATGTGGAATGAGTTCACACAAAAAAAGAGAATCATGCTTGAACGTACACATACCCCTGAGTCCCCATGGCATATCATTCGGTCAAATGATAAGCATAAAGCACGTATAGAGGCAATGAAGTTAATATTGAGAGAACTTGATTTTCAAGTAGAGGATTCCACAGTTGATCTGAAGGCTGATGAGAATATCTTAGTCTCTGTCGAGGCTGAAATATTAGGTTGA
- a CDS encoding succinylglutamate desuccinylase/aspartoacylase family protein, which translates to MRHNPFILGGEEIPRGTQRRVEIELPSFYGTPTSLTAYVIRGKKAGPTVFISAAIHGDELNGIEIIRRLRQLHLLTKLKGTLILVPIVNIYGAINLSRYLPDRRDLNRSFPGHSKGALASRLAKTFFDEIVSQCDLGIDLHTASIHKDNLPQVRTNIDNEYTLRLAYAFEAPVILHSELRDGSLRAVAQDKGIPILLYEAGEALRLDEKSIKIGVKGIINVLRANEMLPVRVKKSSRIKPVLTKTSKWIRAHESGMIQTIKQLGDVVEEGDIIARIHSLFDDQSYEVAAPFDGIIIGKTQIPLIHEGDAAFHIAALKDIQIAEERMEPFHQDETLMEIPMVDERIV; encoded by the coding sequence ATGAGACATAATCCTTTTATCTTAGGTGGTGAAGAGATACCTAGAGGTACACAAAGACGTGTAGAGATAGAGTTGCCAAGTTTTTACGGTACACCTACGTCTCTTACAGCCTATGTGATCCGCGGTAAAAAAGCGGGTCCAACGGTTTTCATTAGTGCAGCCATTCATGGAGATGAACTCAATGGTATAGAGATCATCCGTCGTCTTCGTCAGCTGCATTTGCTTACCAAACTTAAAGGTACATTGATACTTGTTCCTATAGTGAACATTTACGGAGCCATAAACCTTTCAAGGTATCTACCTGACAGACGTGACCTGAACAGAAGTTTCCCGGGGCATTCCAAAGGAGCGCTTGCCTCACGTCTGGCAAAGACCTTTTTTGATGAGATCGTATCCCAATGTGATCTGGGGATCGACCTGCATACGGCCAGTATTCATAAGGACAATCTCCCCCAAGTGCGTACTAATATCGACAATGAATATACTTTGAGACTTGCCTATGCATTTGAAGCACCTGTGATACTACATTCGGAATTAAGGGATGGATCTTTACGTGCTGTAGCACAAGATAAAGGGATACCGATCTTACTGTATGAAGCGGGAGAAGCTTTGAGACTGGATGAAAAATCCATTAAGATCGGGGTAAAAGGCATTATCAATGTACTCAGGGCTAACGAGATGCTGCCGGTGCGTGTCAAAAAAAGCAGTCGCATTAAGCCTGTGTTGACAAAAACCAGCAAATGGATACGTGCGCACGAAAGTGGTATGATACAAACCATTAAACAATTAGGTGATGTAGTGGAAGAGGGGGATATCATTGCACGTATTCATTCATTATTTGATGATCAAAGCTATGAAGTGGCTGCACCTTTTGATGGTATTATCATAGGAAAAACACAAATTCCTCTTATCCATGAGGGGGATGCAGCGTTTCATATCGCAGCACTGAAAGATATTCAAATCGCTGAAGAGCGCATGGAACCTTTCCATCAGGATGAGACCCTGATGGAGATTCCAATGGTAGATGAGAGGATCGTATAA
- the rimK gene encoding 30S ribosomal protein S6--L-glutamate ligase — protein MTVYILSRNTKLYSTERLIEAAEAKGWNVRVIDYLMCTIEIVKGELLVVYDGELLPVPDAIIPRIGASRTFYGTAMVRHFEMMGAFSVAGNLAIARSRDKLRSLQVLSINDVDMPKTVFASNKANAKDVIKLIGGTPLVLKILEGTQGVGVVLAETQKAAQSVLDAFYGMDVSLLVQEFIKEAGGADIRAFVINGQVVGAMKRQGAEGDFRSNLHQGGSATAHKLSRKEKSTAIAAAKAMGLGVCGVDMIPSDRGPLVMEVNSSPGLEGIEKATNANIAGKIMDYIEANIKPTDNKKPPRRRKDNIGA, from the coding sequence ATGACCGTTTACATACTTTCTAGAAATACAAAACTCTATTCAACAGAAAGGTTGATAGAGGCAGCCGAGGCGAAAGGATGGAATGTACGTGTCATAGATTATTTGATGTGTACGATCGAGATCGTGAAGGGCGAACTGTTAGTGGTTTACGATGGTGAATTATTACCGGTACCAGATGCGATCATCCCTCGTATCGGTGCAAGTCGAACGTTTTATGGAACTGCGATGGTGCGTCACTTTGAAATGATGGGTGCCTTCAGTGTTGCGGGGAACCTTGCGATCGCAAGATCCAGAGATAAGCTCAGAAGCCTTCAGGTGTTATCTATCAATGATGTTGATATGCCAAAAACAGTGTTTGCATCCAATAAAGCCAATGCGAAAGATGTGATCAAACTCATCGGAGGGACCCCTTTGGTACTTAAGATCCTTGAAGGAACTCAGGGGGTCGGAGTGGTACTTGCAGAGACACAAAAAGCAGCACAATCAGTATTGGATGCTTTTTATGGCATGGATGTGAGTCTTTTGGTGCAGGAGTTCATCAAAGAGGCAGGGGGAGCAGATATCCGTGCATTTGTCATCAATGGCCAGGTGGTCGGGGCGATGAAACGCCAAGGTGCAGAAGGTGATTTCAGATCCAACCTTCATCAGGGAGGAAGTGCAACTGCACATAAACTCAGCCGTAAGGAAAAATCTACGGCGATCGCTGCTGCAAAGGCAATGGGACTGGGTGTATGCGGTGTAGATATGATCCCTTCTGATCGTGGTCCATTGGTGATGGAGGTGAACTCATCTCCTGGACTTGAAGGTATTGAAAAAGCGACCAATGCAAATATCGCAGGGAAGATCATGGATTATATTGAAGCCAACATTAAACCTACGGATAATAAAAAACCACCGCGTCGCAGAAAAGATAATATTGGGGCATAA
- a CDS encoding ATP-dependent zinc protease family protein, which translates to MEVIGYIERVDLPGLELFALDAKIDTGADSCSMHCDDIEIEGENVIFTLHDEVHPAYHGKRLTLPIYKIKNVKSSNGRSEERIFVKSMLKLGCKTYEAEISLTNRENMKYPMLIGRRFLSHHYLIDVSHKYITKDK; encoded by the coding sequence ATGGAAGTAATAGGATATATAGAAAGAGTGGATCTTCCAGGACTGGAACTTTTTGCTTTGGATGCGAAAATAGATACAGGTGCGGATTCTTGTTCTATGCACTGTGACGACATTGAAATAGAGGGCGAAAATGTCATTTTTACCCTACATGATGAAGTACATCCTGCCTATCATGGCAAAAGACTTACTTTGCCGATATATAAGATCAAAAATGTAAAAAGTTCCAACGGAAGAAGTGAAGAGAGAATATTTGTGAAATCAATGTTGAAATTGGGTTGTAAAACATATGAAGCAGAGATCTCACTGACCAATCGGGAAAATATGAAGTATCCTATGCTGATAGGAAGACGTTTCCTATCACATCACTATCTGATCGATGTTTCTCATAAATATATTACAAAGGATAAATAA
- a CDS encoding peptidase M42, whose translation MFKRIFLKHMQETGGEPEEIGRFLDILKQLIRTPSVVGAEHSFFLYLKRELEERGISATLYEGLLVAEGSEPDNGMISAHIDRHGLICTGPNEFQYAAFIAQNRGDLTGDSVAEKTYKDIIGRFMNQRVQAYDPWSGAYLGLGEIDSAYMCERRLNLLFKVKGLEHLYAGTPVAYVDTLTYEDGYLSAQLDNVLSAAIILFLYERGYQGRAFFTAQEEVGKSWRYLLEWFRGHDLSTDSLLVLDTSPYPGRVAAEAQHIVLRNKDANATFVSPLTKQIETICDEFSIKYGYKDAFIEDLNREFLAQGKPLYSLGSTEMGRLAKASDGTIQGTTFQLPTTGYHTTAETVSLESIEKALKILETLYLKV comes from the coding sequence GTGTTTAAGAGGATCTTTTTAAAACATATGCAAGAGACTGGCGGGGAACCCGAAGAGATAGGCCGTTTTCTTGATATACTGAAACAGCTTATACGAACACCTTCTGTTGTGGGGGCTGAACACTCTTTTTTCCTTTACTTGAAAAGAGAACTGGAAGAGAGAGGGATCAGTGCAACGCTTTATGAAGGCTTACTTGTAGCAGAAGGATCTGAGCCTGATAACGGTATGATCTCTGCGCATATCGATCGGCATGGTCTTATTTGTACCGGTCCCAATGAATTCCAGTATGCAGCGTTTATCGCACAGAACAGAGGAGATCTGACAGGAGATTCCGTTGCTGAAAAAACCTATAAGGATATTATAGGACGTTTTATGAATCAGCGTGTTCAAGCCTATGATCCATGGTCAGGCGCATACCTGGGGTTAGGAGAGATAGACAGTGCCTATATGTGTGAACGCAGATTGAACCTTCTTTTTAAAGTCAAAGGACTGGAACATTTGTATGCCGGTACACCTGTAGCCTATGTGGATACACTGACCTATGAGGATGGGTATCTCTCTGCACAATTGGATAATGTACTCAGTGCAGCGATCATTCTTTTTTTATATGAGAGAGGATACCAGGGGCGCGCTTTTTTCACTGCACAAGAAGAGGTAGGGAAGAGTTGGCGGTATTTACTTGAATGGTTCAGGGGACATGATCTCTCAACGGATTCCCTACTGGTGCTTGATACCAGTCCATATCCCGGAAGGGTTGCTGCAGAGGCACAGCATATCGTGTTGAGGAATAAAGATGCGAATGCCACTTTTGTTTCGCCACTCACGAAACAGATCGAAACCATTTGTGATGAGTTCTCGATAAAATACGGATACAAAGATGCATTCATAGAGGATCTCAACAGAGAGTTCTTGGCGCAAGGAAAACCCCTTTATTCTCTAGGAAGTACGGAGATGGGACGTTTGGCAAAGGCGAGTGACGGTACTATACAGGGAACGACATTTCAGCTTCCCACTACCGGGTATCACACGACGGCAGAAACAGTCTCTCTGGAATCCATTGAGAAAGCACTGAAAATATTGGAAACACTTTATTTAAAAGTATAA
- a CDS encoding acetolactate synthase large subunit, whose product MKASDLFIKALENEGVEYIFGIPGEENLDLLNSLRDSSIQFILTRHEQGAGFMAATYGRLTGKVGVCMATLGPGATNLVTPAAYANLGGIPMLMITGQKPIKKSKQGRFQIIDVVHMMKPITKCSKQVVNGNNIAAMVRQSFKLASQERPGAVHIELPEDIAREEVDEQLFPVRKTYYPIARNESLQNALTMLYEAKMPLVLIGAGANRRCIGSAMKEFIDKLGIPFFMTQMGKGVVSEFHSLYLGTAALSENDYLHCAIDRADLIINVGHDIIEKPPFIMKQGGTKVIHINFSPSSVDDTYFPQLDVTGDIARNLVSLTELAQKQAHWDFTYFMRIKDESQGHIVKYFKDERFPILPQRALKDIRDVLPKDGILALDNGIYKIWFARNYKCFLPNTLLLDNALATMGAGLASAMAAKIVHPDKKVIAVCGDGGFMMNAQELETAVRLKLDLVVIILNDSAYGMIKWKQEGMGFDHFGLDFKNPDFVQYAKAYGAMGYRPASCDEFGSILNDVIDRKGVHLIDLAVDYSLNHAILNELLKNKTCLV is encoded by the coding sequence ATGAAAGCATCAGATCTATTTATCAAAGCATTAGAGAATGAGGGGGTTGAATATATCTTTGGTATTCCCGGAGAGGAGAATCTGGACCTTTTAAATTCCTTGCGAGACTCCAGTATTCAATTTATTTTGACCCGTCATGAACAGGGTGCAGGTTTTATGGCTGCGACCTATGGACGACTCACGGGAAAAGTCGGTGTATGTATGGCTACTTTGGGACCGGGTGCAACTAACCTTGTGACACCTGCAGCGTATGCCAACCTGGGAGGTATCCCCATGTTGATGATCACAGGTCAGAAACCGATCAAGAAAAGCAAGCAAGGACGTTTTCAGATCATAGATGTTGTGCACATGATGAAACCCATTACAAAATGTTCCAAACAAGTGGTCAATGGCAACAACATCGCTGCGATGGTTCGTCAGAGTTTTAAATTGGCTTCACAGGAGAGACCCGGTGCAGTACATATCGAACTGCCCGAAGATATTGCAAGAGAAGAAGTGGATGAACAACTATTCCCTGTGCGTAAGACCTATTACCCGATTGCCAGAAATGAAAGTTTGCAAAACGCTTTAACGATGCTATACGAAGCAAAAATGCCATTGGTCCTTATTGGAGCCGGAGCCAATCGCAGGTGTATCGGTTCTGCTATGAAAGAGTTTATAGATAAACTCGGTATACCCTTTTTTATGACCCAAATGGGGAAAGGTGTTGTGAGCGAGTTCCATTCTTTATACCTTGGAACAGCCGCACTCTCTGAGAACGATTATCTCCATTGTGCAATAGACAGAGCTGACCTGATCATCAATGTTGGACATGACATCATCGAAAAACCGCCATTTATAATGAAACAGGGAGGCACAAAAGTCATACATATCAATTTTTCACCTTCCAGTGTAGATGACACCTATTTCCCTCAGCTTGATGTGACCGGTGATATTGCCCGAAATTTGGTCTCTTTGACCGAACTGGCCCAAAAACAAGCACACTGGGATTTTACATACTTTATGCGTATTAAAGATGAATCACAAGGACATATCGTGAAATATTTTAAAGATGAAAGATTTCCGATCTTACCGCAAAGAGCACTCAAAGACATCAGAGATGTTCTTCCCAAAGATGGCATTTTGGCTTTAGACAATGGTATCTATAAGATTTGGTTCGCACGTAATTACAAATGTTTTTTACCCAATACGCTGCTGCTCGATAATGCATTGGCCACTATGGGTGCAGGTTTGGCTTCTGCAATGGCTGCCAAGATTGTTCACCCCGATAAAAAAGTGATAGCGGTATGCGGGGACGGTGGTTTTATGATGAACGCTCAAGAGTTGGAAACTGCTGTCAGACTGAAGTTGGATCTTGTGGTCATCATTTTAAATGACAGTGCCTACGGTATGATCAAATGGAAACAGGAAGGCATGGGATTTGATCATTTTGGATTGGATTTCAAAAATCCGGACTTTGTCCAGTATGCCAAAGCGTATGGTGCCATGGGGTACCGACCGGCCTCCTGTGATGAATTTGGTTCCATTTTAAATGATGTGATCGACCGTAAAGGTGTACATCTGATCGATCTGGCAGTAGACTATAGTTTAAATCATGCCATTTTAAATGAGTTACTCAAAAATAAAACGTGTTTGGTATAA
- a CDS encoding aldehyde dehydrogenase family protein, with translation MNSIKVMSPFDGKVLDEIPLSNEEDIDLALDRARKVYEKQELWLPKYERIAILEKTVEIMSSRIEELTLIAASEGGKPYMDSKVEVERAINGVKLAIEHMGVFEGKEIAMGHTKSSVNRIAYTMKEPIGVVAAISAFNHPLNLAVHQTVPAIAVGSPVIIKPSESTPMSAINFVNILYEAGLPKAWCQVVVCHREVAQYLATSPKIDYLTFIGSDAVGWYLNSKVSPGTRVGLEHGGVAPVIVEADADMVALIPALTKGGFYHAGQVCVSVQCIFVHEDICDEVGLKLAQAAKKLIVGDPLDPKTEVGPLISHHEVKRIESWVNEAILGGAKVLCGGKRISESCFEATVLLDPPRDAKVSTSEIFGPVVCIYPYSDIEDAFKEANRLEYSFQAAVFTQNIDTALLAVKRLNGTTVMVNDHTAFRVDWMPFGGAKASGLGMGGIPYSMEEMSKEKLMVIKSSAL, from the coding sequence ATGAACAGTATTAAAGTAATGTCACCATTTGACGGAAAGGTATTGGATGAGATACCCCTTTCAAATGAAGAAGATATTGATCTGGCTTTAGATCGTGCCCGTAAAGTGTATGAAAAGCAGGAGCTGTGGTTGCCCAAATATGAACGTATCGCTATTTTAGAGAAAACAGTTGAGATCATGAGCAGCCGTATAGAGGAACTCACACTTATAGCAGCCAGCGAAGGCGGTAAACCTTACATGGATTCAAAGGTTGAAGTGGAACGTGCCATCAATGGTGTAAAACTTGCTATTGAACATATGGGTGTTTTTGAAGGGAAAGAGATAGCCATGGGTCATACGAAAAGTTCAGTGAATCGTATTGCGTATACTATGAAAGAGCCTATTGGTGTGGTTGCCGCAATTTCAGCCTTTAACCATCCCCTAAATCTTGCTGTACATCAAACCGTTCCGGCTATAGCCGTTGGATCACCTGTTATTATTAAACCATCTGAGTCTACCCCTATGTCCGCGATTAATTTTGTCAACATTTTATATGAAGCAGGATTGCCTAAAGCATGGTGTCAAGTAGTGGTCTGTCACAGGGAAGTAGCACAGTATCTCGCTACAAGCCCCAAGATAGACTATTTGACTTTTATTGGTTCAGATGCAGTTGGATGGTACCTGAACTCAAAAGTCTCTCCAGGTACCCGTGTGGGCCTTGAACATGGAGGTGTCGCACCTGTGATTGTTGAAGCCGATGCCGATATGGTAGCATTGATCCCTGCTTTGACCAAAGGGGGATTTTATCATGCAGGCCAGGTCTGTGTCTCTGTGCAATGTATCTTTGTCCATGAAGATATTTGTGATGAAGTGGGTTTGAAATTGGCACAAGCAGCGAAAAAGCTGATCGTTGGTGATCCTCTGGATCCCAAAACAGAAGTGGGACCGCTCATTTCACACCATGAAGTCAAGCGGATAGAATCATGGGTCAATGAGGCGATCTTAGGAGGGGCAAAAGTACTTTGTGGCGGCAAGCGTATTTCTGAAAGCTGTTTTGAAGCCACAGTGCTTTTAGATCCGCCGCGTGATGCCAAAGTAAGTACTTCAGAAATTTTTGGTCCAGTTGTCTGTATTTACCCCTATAGTGATATTGAAGATGCTTTTAAAGAAGCCAACCGTTTGGAATACTCTTTTCAGGCAGCCGTATTTACTCAAAATATTGACACAGCCTTGCTGGCGGTCAAGCGTCTCAACGGCACGACTGTCATGGTCAATGACCATACGGCATTCAGGGTTGATTGGATGCCTTTTGGTGGGGCGAAAGCATCAGGACTGGGAATGGGTGGTATCCCTTATTCAATGGAAGAGATGAGTAAAGAGAAATTGATGGTGATAAAGTCTTCAGCTTTATAA
- a CDS encoding cupin domain-containing protein, with product MLQKILLSLFVFTSLSMCDTVANGPALSFSHHDKSIAWGPCPAFLGEACKIAILHGDPAKENLDIFFKVPADYAIPHHWHTSAERMVLVSGKMTITYDNQESELLTKGMYAYGPSKHPHTAYCEKGEEPCVLFIAFEEPIDAFEVIKETRE from the coding sequence ATGCTACAAAAAATACTATTAAGTTTGTTTGTATTTACGTCACTGTCTATGTGTGACACAGTTGCAAATGGTCCGGCACTGAGCTTTTCACATCATGATAAATCCATAGCATGGGGACCTTGCCCTGCATTTCTCGGTGAAGCGTGCAAGATAGCCATACTCCATGGGGATCCTGCCAAAGAGAACCTGGATATTTTCTTTAAAGTTCCGGCTGATTATGCTATTCCGCATCACTGGCATACTTCAGCAGAACGGATGGTACTGGTATCAGGAAAAATGACCATTACCTATGACAACCAGGAGAGTGAACTGCTCACAAAAGGTATGTATGCCTACGGCCCATCCAAGCATCCACATACAGCCTATTGTGAAAAAGGTGAAGAGCCGTGTGTACTCTTCATCGCATTTGAAGAGCCTATCGATGCTTTTGAAGTGATCAAAGAGACGAGAGAGTAG
- a CDS encoding patatin-like phospholipase family protein: protein MFRLFPHLYIRLIGMVTLTLLLTACSFKSRTYEAPSVTAYQNAKVAGYKHIRYWGDKTAQYTYTRDNIKRLGANKNFRKRIDILALSGGAEDGAYGAGFLKGWSERGNRPEFTVVTGISTGALIAPFAFLGPKYDKVLQKLYTESSQKNIVLLSPMEALFGASLGDTAPLKKILSEEINDDFVAELAKEAKKGRLLQIGTTNLDAQRPVVWEITEIALSGRSDAPKLIRDIMLASASIPGAFPPVLIDVVINGKKYQEVHVDGGVTRQIFVYPRDLDIRKLQRMLHMYPQKNMWLIRNTKIDPEYKPVSLSLADIAERSFYTLTKYHGLGDLVNITSLAKRDGFHIHITNVPKSFDVPLEDFFDKKYMKALYQVGYEKGRSNSAWQTTLKF, encoded by the coding sequence TTGTTTCGTCTGTTCCCTCATCTCTATATCAGGCTTATTGGTATGGTCACATTGACACTGCTATTGACTGCCTGTTCATTCAAGTCACGTACCTATGAAGCACCAAGTGTTACAGCGTATCAAAATGCTAAGGTTGCAGGGTATAAACATATACGATACTGGGGTGATAAAACAGCACAATATACCTATACAAGGGACAATATCAAAAGACTCGGAGCCAATAAAAATTTTCGTAAAAGAATAGATATACTTGCCCTTTCAGGTGGTGCCGAGGACGGTGCGTATGGTGCAGGTTTTTTGAAAGGCTGGAGTGAACGTGGTAACAGACCCGAGTTTACTGTGGTAACAGGTATTTCAACCGGTGCACTGATCGCCCCTTTTGCTTTCTTGGGACCAAAGTATGATAAGGTGCTACAAAAACTCTATACAGAATCTTCACAAAAGAACATCGTCTTATTATCGCCGATGGAAGCGCTCTTTGGTGCTTCACTAGGAGATACAGCTCCACTTAAAAAGATCCTCTCGGAAGAGATCAATGACGATTTTGTAGCAGAGTTGGCAAAAGAGGCAAAAAAGGGACGTTTACTGCAGATCGGTACTACCAATCTTGATGCACAGCGTCCAGTGGTTTGGGAGATCACTGAAATCGCTTTAAGTGGTCGTTCAGATGCACCAAAACTTATCAGAGATATCATGTTGGCCTCAGCTTCTATTCCAGGAGCCTTTCCACCCGTACTCATAGATGTTGTGATCAATGGAAAAAAATACCAGGAGGTACATGTAGACGGTGGTGTAACCAGACAGATCTTTGTCTATCCTCGTGATCTCGATATTCGAAAGCTGCAGCGTATGTTACATATGTATCCTCAAAAAAACATGTGGCTGATACGAAATACCAAAATTGACCCTGAGTATAAACCTGTTTCTCTTTCACTTGCTGATATTGCAGAGCGCTCATTTTATACTTTGACAAAATACCATGGACTTGGGGACCTGGTCAATATCACCTCACTGGCAAAACGTGATGGATTTCATATACATATAACCAATGTTCCAAAGAGTTTTGATGTACCTTTAGAAGATTTTTTTGACAAAAAATATATGAAAGCACTCTATCAAGTAGGCTATGAAAAAGGGCGTTCAAATTCAGCCTGGCAAACAACGCTTAAATTTTGA